The Pirellulales bacterium genomic sequence CTCTGATCCACGCCCATCCCGTGGACCGGCATTTTCTGGGCCACGCAGTCATCGCGCCGGCGACGAGCGGTGTGTCCTGGGGCGTGGCGGCGACCATCTTTTCTAATGCCATCTTCAACGAGTTTGTGCCATTTATCGTGCTGTTGTTCAGCTTGTACACGATAAGCGGCGGCATACGCATCGAAGGTGATCTGCAGGCGCGCCCGCTAACAAACTCAATCTTCATCGGCAGCGGAGCTGTCTTGGCCAACCTGATCGGCACGACTGGCGCGGCGATGGTCTTGATCCGTCCACTGCTGGAGACCAATAGCGAGCGTCGGCACGTGCGGCACACGGTGATTTTTTTCATCTTCGCAGTCTGTAATTGCAGTGGTTGCTTGTTGCCCATAGGAGATCCGCCCCTGTTCCTTGGTTATCTAGAGGGTGTGGATTTCCTGTGGACACTTTCCTTGTGGCCGCAATGGCTGCTGGTCAATGGGGCACTGCTGGTGATTTACTACGCTTGGGATCATTTCCTTTGCTACCCGCACGAAAAAAGCGCCGACATCATTCTCGATAAGGTGCGTTTGCGGCGGTTGCAATTTCGCGGTATTTGGCCGAATGCGATGTTGCTGGCGGGCGTGGTCGTCGCGGTGGCACTGTTGGACCCCTCGAATCCTTTGCTGGGCACCAGCTGGCATCCTTGGCTCTATCTGCGAGAAATGGTGCAACTGGCGCTCGTCGCGCTCTCTCTGCTGTTGGGTCAGCAGACGATCCGCCGGGCCAACAATTTCAACTACGGCGCCATCGTTGAAGTGGCGGCTTTGTTCTTCGGAATCTTCCTGTGCATGCAGCCGGCCCTACAGATATTGGAAGTCAAAGGGGGCGAGTTGGGCATCGACTTGCCTTGGGAATTCTTTTGGAGCACGGGGGCGCTGTCGGCGGTGCTGGATAACGCGCCAACGTACCTGGTGTTCTTCAAGGCGGCCCAATCGCTGCATGCCGGGGCGGGCGAGACTGTCGCCGGGGTGAACGCTGAAGTATTGGCAGCGATCAGTTTAGGCGCCGTTTTCATGGGAGCCATGACCTACATCGGTAATGGTCCGAATTTCATGGTCAAGGCGATCGCCGAAAAGTCGGGGGTCAAGATGCCGAGTTTTTTTGGCTACATGGCTTACAGTTTTTGCATCCTGCTGCCATTGTTCGTGCTTGTCACGTGCGTATTCTTCCGCTGAGACGTTGTCGGCCGCATCTGAATTTCCCTGGCGTCTTGGCTGGCGGGCTGACGGACATTAAGATAATCCCCGCATGAAGATCGTTTCATGTCCGGCGCGCATTTTCCTCGTGCGTTTTTGCCGGCCTAGCAGCATATACACGAAACGGCCGGAGCGCCGCAGGCCTTTGATCTGCGCGGTTTCCGACGCACACAATCTCTGGGCTGAACGGCTCTTGGCACAATGGCAGACGTGAAGCACGAGTTGATCCTTACCGACCAGCAGTTGCGCGACTTTTGCCGCGACCTGGCGTCGGCGAAACAAATTGCTTTTGACACGGAATTTGTTTCCGAGGACACGTTTCGCCCGCAGCTCTGCCTGGTGCAAGTGGCGGTCGATGGGCGCCTGGTGGTCATCGACCCCTTGAAGGTAAGCGACCTCGTGCCGTTTTGGACGGCGCTCGCCGCGGGTAACCACGAGACTGTCGTCCATGCCGGGCGGCAGGAAATAGAGTTCAGTTTGCAGGCCATTGGCCAACCGCCCCGGCAGTTGTTCGACGTGCAAATTGCGGCCGGCATGATCGGGCTGGAGTACCCGGCCAGCTACGGCACATTGGTTTCGAAGATTCTAGGCGAAACGCCGCAAAAAGGGGAAACACGAACCGATTGGCGACGCCGTCCGCTGTCGGACCGGCAAGTCGAATACGCGCTCGCGGACGTCGACCACCTCGGACGGTTGCGAGAGAAACTCGGCCAACGGCTGGACCGGCTCGACCGCATGCCCTGGTTCGCCACGGAAATGGCCGATTGGCTGGCCGACATTCAGGATGCGCAACGTCGAGAGCGCTGGCGCAAAGTCGCCGGAAGCTCGGGCATGCCGCCGCGTGGTTTGGCGATCGTGCGTGAGATTTTTGCCTGGCGCGAGTCCGAAGCCGAGCGCCGCAATTGCCCGATCCGCCGGGTATTGCGCGATGACCTGATCGTAGAGCTGGCGCGCCGCCGCTCGGTCGACCCCAAACAGATCCGGGCCATCCGTGGAATGGAACGCGGCGACTTGTCGCGAGTTATCCCAGATTTGTCGGCGGCGATCGGCCGTGCCTTGGCGCTGCCGGACGACGCGTGTCCGCGCGTCGTGCGCACCGACACCAACTCGCAGCTGACACTACTCGGACAATTCCTGTCCTCCGCGCTGGGTAGCATCTGTCGCGCTGCCAAGGTAGCGCCAAGCATTGTCGGCACGGCCTCGGACGTGCGGGAATTGGTCGCACATATGCTGGCCAACGGCCGCGGCGAACCCCCACTGCTCGCGCAAGGCTGGCGCGCCCAAGTCGTGGGTCAGGTTCTCGAAGACCTGCTGCGTGGGAAGCTTTCGATTCGCATCCAGGATCCCGAGTCGGATCAACCGCTGGCATTCGAGCCGGCGCGCCTGCAATAAGCGAGGCACTTTCTAGACAACGGCATCCGACCAGACGCTGGCGGCCCCGATTGGCAAAACGTGGCCTTTGCTTTTGCGGTCGCTACTTCGGCCGCGAATCCAGGAACGTCATGCCACTTCCCAGAGCGTTCAGGAACCCGGATGTTGCCGCGGGCGCTGGTTGATCCAAAATAACACTGGGTCCGGGCGGAGGTGGCGGTGGTGTTACGGGACCGGGCGTAGGCGCGGCGGGTGGCTTCGGCGGCGTTGCCGCGAGCGGCGGCGGGCCAAGCGAGGTCGGCGCGTTCGCCGCAGGCTTATCATCCTTGATGTCCGGTTTGCTGGCCAACTGCTCGGGCGGTTCGTCGAAGACGGCTTCGGCAGTGACCGGAATCGCCGATCGCGCGCTGGCCGCGATGCTTTCAGGATAGAAGTCTACTGTCGACTTTTCGCTTATGCCGCGCGACTCGTTGTAAATAGAACCGCGTTGGAACGGCCCTGCGCCGAAGAACCAAATGTTCTTCGCATCGCTGACGACCGGGAACGTGCCCGATTGCCAGATGGGCTTGCCCGTTTGCTGGTTGTAGGCGAAGAGCGCGATCTTGGCGATGCCCGCCTGACGGGTCGTTTTTGCGAAAGATACTTCAGGAATAGAAGATGGCATACCAGGTACGGCAGCGCCCATGCTTGGCAATGTAGTGGCCGGCACGCCGAGCATCACGCTGCTGCTGTTTGTGCCGAGTACGCCAGCACGCGCTTCGACAATATATTTTGCCGACGCCCGGTCAGGCTTCAGGATCACACCGTTGGCGATGCAAGCCTGACGCAATGTGCTGACCAGGTAGTTCATATCGATAAACCCAGCCAACCGATCAATGTCGAGAAAGATCTCCTTCCCTGCCAACGGTTGCAGATTGATGCCGTTGACCGCCTTGTCGATGGCAGACGACATGAGCATCTGCTCGGTGGCCGTCCGGGCCGAGTCGGAGCTACGCGTCGTCCCGCAGCCGGCCAGGCCAGCGAGCAGCGCCAGGGCCATGAAACAAGCGTCCGCGTGTCGACAGCGTCGGCGCGCGCATGCGCGGCGCAGGCCGGTCAACCATAGCGGCGGCTTCTTCTCTGACAGTGCAAATGGGTAAACAGTCGTCGGCAGCATTTCAGCCCTGGACCGGAACACGATCGATCAACAACCGTCGATCGATTACCATTACGGGCTGCGGAGTATAGCGAAACAGTCAGCGCCGCTGAACCTAGATTTGCGCCCCAGATGGGCGAATGGCCCGACTGCTCAAGAAAGGCAGCTTGCGCGGACGGCCGGATATTCGACGACGGGGAAAGCCTTAGGCGGCGATGCCCGACCGAACGTGGAGTAGTACGCCGAGAGTGAATACTGCGAAAGCCGAGACATAGGCATGCCACGGCTACTGCGCAGTTTCGGACGTCTCGGTAGCCTCGCTATAAAAGAGTGTAGTTTCCTCTTCCGTCAGCTTGGTATCGAGCGGATTGCAGCTCAACTCTGCGCGAAAGCGGTGTCTGCCTGCGATGTCGGCACGGGCCTTGATCTTATAGACGACTTCGCGTCCCATCTCGAGCGCGGGGATCGTACGCAATACGACCATACCCGGCTTCAACTCGTGCGGACCTCCTTCCACAGAGACAGGCTCGACTCCATTGGAGAAATAGGTCACGACATCGATCGACTCGGCACTTTTGCTGCCACGGTTACGGATATGTATCTCGTACACCATGTCCGTGCCGACGAGAACAGGCCCTGAAGGGTCGACGACTTCCATGGCCAGGTCGGCCACGGCCTCGACCTGCGTCTTGGCCGACGCCGCTTGCTGTACTTCGCGATCGGCGGTGCAGTTGATTTCAACTTGATTCACACCAGGCGTCCGCAGCGAGCAAACGACGGATAACGTCAAATCGGCGTTGGCCTCGAGGGATCCAATTGTCCAATGAATGGACTCGTCGCCCTCGTCGCGATGTCCCGACGAACTGCACGAGACGAACTCGGCCCCACGCGGCAAGCGGCATTTGACGCGCAAGTTCTGCGCCGGGGCGTTGCCCGCGTTCTTAACGTGCATTTCGTAGGTGGCCTGGGTGCCGGCATATTGCTTCTTCGGGGCGTGCATCGAGATCGCTAGCGCCGCACGCCGGACGACCACTGCCTGGTCAAGCGTCGCGGTGACGTCGCCCGATGCTTTCGCTTCGGCGTGTATCGTGACCTGGCCAGCCTGCCGCGCGACCAACTCCACTTCGATGGTCTTGCTTTCGCCAGCACGAACCACGCCAATGGGATGACTGACCGGCGGCCCGTCGCCCGGATTGAGCGGCATGAGCGTAATCACGACACTTTCAGCATCACCGTTGCCGGGATTGGAGAGGAGTAGCTTGTAGACGGCCTTCTCACCGTAAGCAACTTCCTTGGTGCCATCCAGCACGAGGGCCAACTTTGGTTCTTGAACTTCCACGGTTGTTTGGCTGGCAACCGGCGCCTGCGTCCAGCGGACGCCCAGCTCGAACGGCTGGCTTTTGCGCGGCACGATGTCCAACGTCAGCTCTTCGCGCCCTTGTGCCGCAAGCATACCCAGCTTCCAGCATAAACCATCTCCACTGGCTGCGGGCTCCGTATCACCGGTGCTGCCCTTAGAATTGACGACTTCGGCGAAGTCCGGCAAGACTACGGTCACGACCACGTCACGAGCGGAAACGGCGCCGGAGTTTTTCAAGACGAGTTTGTACTTGGCTTCTTTGCCGACGGAAATCTTGCGCGGACCGATGGTTTCGACGCTGATGCTGGCGCTGGCCCCGCGGACGACCGACGCATCGGAAGGGGTCGAAACCGGCTCCGCGGCGGGCGAATCCAAGTCGGCGCGACCAGGGCTTGCCGAGCGGGCCAAGCGCGGCGACGAACTAGCGTCGCTAGGGCGTCCAGTGGCGGCGCTGGCGCGCGGCGTCGAGCGTCCTGTGGAAGCTGCCAACGGCGGCGCGTTACTGACGCTGGCATCGCTCGCTTTACGCTGCGGCGACGAACTCTGCGGCGGGCTGTTTTGCTGTCCGCGCCGCATCGCCTGCTGCCCGTTCGAAGGAGGTGCGCTCCGCGGCGCTACGTCATCATCGCCAAACGCCGTGTCGTAGTAAGGATCGTTGGTTTGCTGCGGCTGCGTCGGGGCACGCGTTTGCCGTTGTTGGGCGGGAGGACGATTATTGCTGCGATATCCGCCAACCAACGAGCGACCGAACTGTTCGAGCCGCTTGGGAAATGTGCCTTCGTCCTCATCGTTATTGTCTTGATACTGTGCCCTCGCGACAGGCGCGCTCAAGCTGAGTGCAGTCAGGATGGCAAGCAAGCGTATTTTCGAGGACATGTTGATTTCCTACGGGTGCGCACACACACGACGCGGTTCGTCGGATGTATCGGCTGCGAGAACTTGGCAGGTTTAATCGGTTTCGCCTTTGAGGCAAAAAGAAGGAATGCCAGCACCATGGTTCAAGCATTTGCTCATTGCGGGGCACTGTCGGCGACCACACGCAAGAGTACTGATGAGGCGTACTAGCAGGACGTGCTTGCACGGACGAAGGATCATCGTCGCTTGCGCATCAAGGCGCGTTTCCTGTCGGCTGCGATCGCGAGCAGCGTTGCTCGTCGGCCGCTTCCTGGAAGGCCCCGGTCGCGACCATGGCGAAGCTGGCGCATACGAATCCCAGCAAGCCACCTAGCACGCCCGCTGAAATGCCCCCAAGGACTACGCCGCCCGCGTCGACGGGTGTCAATAGAATTAGCGCCGCTGTCCCCAGCAGCAGGCCCGCGGCAGCCATCACTGAAGTAGTGGCGAAAAGCGCACGGCCAAACCGCCGGTTATCGCGGAGCCGCGTAGCGGGGGCACATCGTATCGCCGGATCCGGCGCATATGAGTCTGTGATTTCAACCTGAGAGCGGATCGCGTTGCGCTCGCTGGCAAGCCGTGAACCACGGACATTGGCTGCCACATGGACGGCGATGAGCAACAGAATCCAGATCATCGCCGTCGACCAGACGGCTCCCACCTGTTGCATCACCAGGATCAGCACCGCGCAAACCCCAATGCCTACCAGCAAACCACGCGTGCTAAACTGCATCGCACCAGGAACGACAGATTGATATCTTTCCGGCTTGCTCATCGTCGCGTCACTCGCTGGCAGCCCACCATCCGTCATCCTAGCAGGTAGCGGCCGAAAGTGCAGCTTCCTGAGGCCAGGACGTGGTTGCGGAACGTTCACTGGGCAATCGTCTAAATCGTGCATGCCCTCGACCTCGGCGACGTGTCGCGGCCTGGCGAAATCTCCGCCGTCAGCCCGGAATTGTCTTTACAGACGCGCAGCGGTTCTAGTATGCTCGGCCAGCGAGAGGGGACCATGGAGGGGAGACAGCCGTTTTTCTCGGGAGGCCCCAAGGTCATGAAGACCGAATTGCAAGAAGCGATGACATCTGGCGTGTACGTCGAGTTCCGCGATGTCGCGGGTAACACGATCGGTCAGATGCTGTATACCGATTGGCGTGGCCGACCTGTGCCCGCGGTGGGCGACGCAATCGCCTGTAACATTCCATCGCCGGGATCCGCCAGTAACAGCTTGCAAGCCGGCAAATTACAAGGCCGGATTATCTCGCGGCAATTCGAGCTGCAACACGAGGTCGATGGTTCTCCCTGCGTGTGGGTCCGCCTGGTCGTAGAGACCCAGGCCGGCGCCAAGCGGTCATCAGTCGCACGGCGCGGGACTAGCTTCTCTGAGAATTGATCGTCCGCGGCGACACGACACTGAACGCATCGGGCGCAAAGCTGTCCGCCGAGGCGATCAAAATGGGCCGCCACATCAATCCTGTCGCAGCGCCACCGATCAATCCGCCCAAATGCGCGAAGTTGGCGATATACGGGTGGAGAAAGCCCGTGGCGAACTGATATAGCGCCCACACGGCTAGCACGGCCGCAACGCGCCCGTCGCGGAGGTGCAACTGATGCCGGTATCGATAGAGAAACACCGTCACGCAACCTAGTATCCCAAAGATCGCGCCCGAGGCGCCGACTGTGGGCCCCGGCTCGATGGCTACGCTCAACAGCGAGCCCGCCAGGCCACTTACGAGATAGATGCCCAACGTGCGTCGCACGCCGAAT encodes the following:
- a CDS encoding sodium:proton antiporter yields the protein MTNPSAANDTASRPVLYVLAAVAIAYGVSALWGLPQRGTEMTRAVSDHVTGNGANHHLDDKTHADDSVTEHGAVGPLIPPSFVMMLPFALLLAAIAVFPLMHITEHWWESNLHRFYVAAGLGAVTLGYYALIHAHPVDRHFLGHAVIAPATSGVSWGVAATIFSNAIFNEFVPFIVLLFSLYTISGGIRIEGDLQARPLTNSIFIGSGAVLANLIGTTGAAMVLIRPLLETNSERRHVRHTVIFFIFAVCNCSGCLLPIGDPPLFLGYLEGVDFLWTLSLWPQWLLVNGALLVIYYAWDHFLCYPHEKSADIILDKVRLRRLQFRGIWPNAMLLAGVVVAVALLDPSNPLLGTSWHPWLYLREMVQLALVALSLLLGQQTIRRANNFNYGAIVEVAALFFGIFLCMQPALQILEVKGGELGIDLPWEFFWSTGALSAVLDNAPTYLVFFKAAQSLHAGAGETVAGVNAEVLAAISLGAVFMGAMTYIGNGPNFMVKAIAEKSGVKMPSFFGYMAYSFCILLPLFVLVTCVFFR
- a CDS encoding HRDC domain-containing protein, encoding MADVKHELILTDQQLRDFCRDLASAKQIAFDTEFVSEDTFRPQLCLVQVAVDGRLVVIDPLKVSDLVPFWTALAAGNHETVVHAGRQEIEFSLQAIGQPPRQLFDVQIAAGMIGLEYPASYGTLVSKILGETPQKGETRTDWRRRPLSDRQVEYALADVDHLGRLREKLGQRLDRLDRMPWFATEMADWLADIQDAQRRERWRKVAGSSGMPPRGLAIVREIFAWRESEAERRNCPIRRVLRDDLIVELARRRSVDPKQIRAIRGMERGDLSRVIPDLSAAIGRALALPDDACPRVVRTDTNSQLTLLGQFLSSALGSICRAAKVAPSIVGTASDVRELVAHMLANGRGEPPLLAQGWRAQVVGQVLEDLLRGKLSIRIQDPESDQPLAFEPARLQ
- a CDS encoding DUF6655 family protein, producing MALALLAGLAGCGTTRSSDSARTATEQMLMSSAIDKAVNGINLQPLAGKEIFLDIDRLAGFIDMNYLVSTLRQACIANGVILKPDRASAKYIVEARAGVLGTNSSSVMLGVPATTLPSMGAAVPGMPSSIPEVSFAKTTRQAGIAKIALFAYNQQTGKPIWQSGTFPVVSDAKNIWFFGAGPFQRGSIYNESRGISEKSTVDFYPESIAASARSAIPVTAEAVFDEPPEQLASKPDIKDDKPAANAPTSLGPPPLAATPPKPPAAPTPGPVTPPPPPPGPSVILDQPAPAATSGFLNALGSGMTFLDSRPK
- a CDS encoding rhomboid family intramembrane serine protease, which gives rise to MSDTNQDPYRRQSPEADRHFDEPVVKLTDDMLEEPTTHRRIDFERGMSYLPRLTLLLIAANVIVFGWQLASGALASRQAMIDAGALEQQAVFRGEGWRLLSSVFLHGGFDHLLGNCIALFILGMACEHAFGVRRTLGIYLVSGLAGSLLSVAIEPGPTVGASGAIFGILGCVTVFLYRYRHQLHLRDGRVAAVLAVWALYQFATGFLHPYIANFAHLGGLIGGAATGLMWRPILIASADSFAPDAFSVVSPRTINSQRS